The proteins below are encoded in one region of Reichenbachiella sp. 5M10:
- the ccoN gene encoding cytochrome-c oxidase, cbb3-type subunit I has product MELEKFSYDNKVVKYFTIASIIFGVIAMLAGLTAAIQLFHPAFNFDLQYTTFGRVRPLHTNAVIFGFIGNAMFAGIYYSLQRLLKARMFNDTLSWINFWGWQAILVAAAITLPLGFTSSKEYAELEWPIDIAITLIWVVFGINLIGTIIKRRERHMYVAIWFYIATFVTVAVLHIVNSFAIPVSFFKSYSWYAGVQDALVQWWYGHNAVAFFLTTPFLGLMYYYLPKAAKRPVYSYKLSIIHFWSLIFIYIWAGPHHLLYTSLPDWAQSLGTAFSIMLIAPSWGGMLNGLLTLRGAWDRVREDPILKFMVVAITCYGMATFEGPMLSLKEVNAIGHFTDWIVAHVHVGALGWNGFMIFGMFYWLVPKMWNTNLHSVKLANVHFWLGTLGIIFYALPMYVAGIVQSLMWQQFDADGFLVYKNFLETVIQIVPLYMLRAIGGILYLSGVFVMIFNLIKTSSSGEFIAEEEAEAPALVKKKITGGHWHSAWERKPVFFTVLTLIAILIGGVIEMVPTFLIKSNIPTISSVKPYTPLELQGRDIYIREGCNNCHSQMVRPLRFDTERYGEYSKAGEFVYDHPFLWGSKRTGPDLAREGVGKLKKSDTWHYNHLLAPDAVSAGSIMPAYPWLFEQAIDMESTADKIAALRSVGVPYEEGFEETANAVLKIQAQTIAANLKADGIDATGEEEIIALIAYLQRLGTDITVTQ; this is encoded by the coding sequence ATGGAACTTGAAAAATTCAGTTACGACAACAAAGTCGTAAAGTATTTCACCATTGCGTCTATTATCTTTGGTGTCATCGCCATGCTTGCAGGACTGACTGCAGCCATCCAATTGTTTCATCCCGCATTCAACTTTGACTTGCAGTACACGACCTTTGGACGAGTCAGGCCTTTGCATACCAATGCCGTCATCTTTGGCTTCATAGGCAATGCCATGTTTGCTGGCATCTACTACTCACTCCAGCGACTATTGAAAGCCCGGATGTTCAACGACACTTTGTCTTGGATCAATTTTTGGGGTTGGCAGGCCATCTTGGTTGCAGCTGCGATTACCCTACCGTTAGGTTTCACCAGTAGCAAAGAGTACGCCGAGCTCGAATGGCCCATTGACATTGCCATCACCCTCATTTGGGTAGTTTTTGGTATCAACTTGATTGGTACGATCATCAAACGCCGCGAACGACACATGTATGTAGCGATCTGGTTTTACATTGCGACTTTTGTGACCGTAGCTGTACTGCATATTGTCAATTCATTTGCCATCCCTGTCAGCTTTTTCAAAAGCTACTCATGGTACGCGGGTGTACAAGATGCACTCGTACAGTGGTGGTATGGACACAATGCCGTGGCATTCTTCCTGACTACTCCATTTTTGGGATTGATGTATTACTATCTTCCGAAAGCCGCTAAACGACCTGTATATTCCTACAAACTCTCCATCATTCATTTTTGGTCCCTGATTTTCATTTATATCTGGGCGGGACCTCATCATTTGCTTTACACTTCATTGCCAGACTGGGCACAATCGCTAGGCACCGCCTTTTCTATCATGCTCATCGCCCCCTCTTGGGGTGGAATGCTCAACGGCCTATTGACACTGAGAGGAGCTTGGGATCGCGTGCGTGAAGACCCTATCTTGAAGTTCATGGTGGTAGCTATCACTTGCTACGGTATGGCAACTTTCGAAGGTCCCATGCTCTCACTCAAAGAAGTCAATGCCATTGGTCACTTCACTGACTGGATTGTAGCACACGTACACGTCGGAGCTTTAGGATGGAACGGTTTCATGATCTTCGGAATGTTCTATTGGCTCGTGCCAAAAATGTGGAACACCAATCTACACTCTGTCAAACTCGCCAACGTTCATTTTTGGTTGGGGACACTTGGAATCATCTTCTATGCCCTACCGATGTATGTCGCAGGGATTGTACAGAGCTTGATGTGGCAACAATTTGATGCAGACGGTTTCTTGGTTTACAAAAACTTCCTAGAAACCGTCATCCAGATCGTACCTCTCTACATGTTAAGAGCCATTGGAGGCATCCTCTACTTGTCGGGAGTTTTTGTGATGATTTTTAATTTGATCAAAACGTCAAGCAGCGGTGAATTCATCGCCGAAGAAGAAGCAGAAGCCCCTGCACTCGTCAAGAAAAAAATCACCGGAGGACACTGGCACTCTGCGTGGGAAAGAAAACCCGTTTTCTTTACTGTATTGACTTTGATTGCTATCCTGATTGGTGGAGTGATTGAAATGGTACCCACATTCTTGATCAAGTCCAACATCCCTACAATCTCTTCTGTCAAACCTTACACCCCATTGGAGCTGCAAGGCCGTGACATCTACATCCGTGAGGGATGCAACAACTGCCACTCTCAGATGGTCAGACCGCTACGATTTGATACCGAGCGCTACGGAGAGTACTCCAAGGCGGGTGAGTTCGTCTACGATCACCCATTCTTGTGGGGATCCAAACGTACCGGTCCAGATCTAGCACGCGAAGGGGTCGGCAAACTCAAAAAGTCTGATACCTGGCACTACAACCACCTCTTGGCTCCAGACGCTGTATCTGCAGGGTCTATCATGCCAGCCTACCCTTGGTTGTTCGAACAAGCCATAGATATGGAAAGTACCGCTGACAAAATAGCTGCGCTCCGATCAGTAGGTGTACCCTACGAGGAAGGTTTCGAAGAAACAGCCAATGCAGTTCTGAAAATACAAGCTCAAACCATCGCTGCTAACCTAAAAGCCGATGGAATAGATGCCACTGGTGAAGAAGAAATCATTGCGCTGATCGCCTACTTGCAACGATTGGGAACTGACATCACTGTAACACAATAA
- the ccoG gene encoding cytochrome c oxidase accessory protein CcoG encodes MENHYEYEEEYRDTIATVDESGKRVWVYPKKPKGRYHNYRIIVTVALLSLLFSGPFLKIGGQPLLLLNIFERKFIVFGQAFWPQDFFLLAILLVTFFVFVILFTVAFGRVWCGWACPQTLFMEMVFRKIEYLIEGDANKQRKLNQAPWNKEKIIKKGSKQLIFLLISLLIAHTVMAYLIGIDQVLDIVTQPPTQNLSGFLGLLAFTGIFYWVFAYFREQACVAVCPYGRLQSVLLVKESIVVMYDWIRGEPRDKIKKKTEQKSDAGDCIDCKLCVHACPTGIDIRNGTQLECVNCTACMDACDEVMHKIDRPEGLIRYSSHTAIETGQSKLFNARVAGYSVILVALVGFLSFMLISRSDIDINALKVPGTLYEKLEGDTISNLYNIQLINKTFDTKELHLKVLNFDHAVIQQVGFNKIELDSNEKFSGTFFIKIPKSDLPSTKSKIDLGVYSEGDLISDFKVSFLGPVVLKK; translated from the coding sequence ATGGAAAACCACTACGAATACGAAGAAGAGTATCGAGACACCATTGCGACCGTAGATGAATCTGGCAAACGGGTTTGGGTTTATCCCAAAAAACCGAAGGGTCGTTATCACAACTACAGAATCATCGTCACGGTGGCACTGTTGTCTTTGCTGTTCAGTGGACCCTTCCTCAAAATCGGGGGACAGCCGCTCTTGCTCCTCAATATATTTGAGCGGAAGTTCATCGTCTTTGGCCAAGCTTTTTGGCCACAAGACTTCTTCCTTTTGGCTATCCTATTGGTCACCTTCTTTGTATTCGTCATCCTCTTCACCGTTGCTTTTGGGAGGGTATGGTGTGGCTGGGCATGTCCTCAAACGTTGTTCATGGAGATGGTCTTTCGCAAAATCGAATACCTAATCGAGGGAGACGCCAACAAGCAGCGCAAGCTCAACCAAGCCCCTTGGAACAAGGAAAAAATCATCAAAAAGGGATCGAAACAACTGATCTTCTTACTGATCTCCTTGTTGATAGCACACACGGTCATGGCCTACCTCATTGGCATTGATCAGGTCTTAGATATAGTGACTCAGCCACCAACTCAAAATCTATCTGGATTCCTAGGGCTACTCGCTTTCACGGGCATCTTCTATTGGGTCTTCGCTTATTTCAGGGAACAAGCATGCGTAGCTGTCTGCCCCTATGGTCGATTGCAGAGTGTCTTACTCGTCAAAGAATCCATCGTAGTGATGTATGATTGGATCAGAGGAGAACCTCGGGACAAAATCAAGAAAAAGACAGAGCAAAAATCTGATGCCGGTGACTGTATCGATTGCAAGCTATGCGTACACGCATGTCCCACAGGAATAGATATCCGCAACGGCACGCAGCTCGAATGCGTCAACTGTACCGCATGTATGGATGCCTGCGATGAGGTCATGCACAAAATAGACCGGCCAGAAGGTCTCATCCGGTACAGCTCCCATACCGCTATAGAAACGGGGCAGTCCAAACTCTTCAACGCGCGTGTGGCAGGGTATTCCGTCATCCTGGTGGCACTTGTGGGCTTTTTGTCATTCATGCTGATCTCACGCTCCGACATAGATATCAATGCACTCAAGGTACCTGGCACACTCTATGAAAAGCTTGAAGGAGACACCATCAGCAACTTGTACAACATCCAATTGATCAACAAGACCTTTGACACCAAAGAACTACACCTCAAGGTGCTGAATTTTGACCATGCTGTAATCCAACAGGTAGGGTTCAATAAGATCGAATTGGACTCGAATGAAAAATTTTCTGGAACCTTTTTCATCAAAATACCCAAAAGTGACCTCCCATCGACCAAATCAAAAATAGATTTAGGAGTCTACTCTGAAGGAGATTTAATTTCTGATTTTAAGGTGAGTTTTTTGGGACCTGTCGTACTAAAAAAATAA
- a CDS encoding glyceraldehyde-3-phosphate dehydrogenase has protein sequence MPFQRLVLVVLFLIVCSTSSFAQSKEKKFALKDSLDGKLDASDFLIDANGFIPMPQIITEPSLGYFGLVFAPIFIHPNKYAKKTDGYVPPNITVGFAGVTANKTWIVGGMRIAHLPQYGLKYRFGTAYTSANVDFYRDVPLVGEKSFSFNFKAIPVFGSLTKKIGNTQWYAGVEYLFLVNEVRPEFDMTDPPDFLEKYDPEHMMSSPGILVEYDGRDNIFTPNTGTLFSNDYRINASWTGSDYNFQNYSFNLQQYFQMNDRWVNAFHLDGKVIWGDAPFYVLPMINMRGVPRSRYQGRQAYLLETEQRYDFTMRWSAVVFGGVAKAFGGTYSFEEAPWVYSYGSGFRYLIARKFGLRMGIDLALSNDDFGYYITFGSAWPKS, from the coding sequence ATGCCCTTTCAGCGACTTGTCTTGGTTGTACTCTTCCTTATTGTATGCAGTACGTCAAGTTTTGCTCAGTCCAAAGAAAAGAAATTTGCACTTAAAGATTCACTGGATGGAAAACTTGATGCGAGTGATTTTCTGATAGATGCAAATGGGTTTATACCCATGCCTCAGATTATTACGGAACCCTCCCTTGGTTATTTCGGGTTGGTGTTTGCTCCTATATTCATTCATCCAAACAAATACGCCAAGAAGACTGATGGCTATGTGCCGCCCAATATTACGGTTGGTTTTGCAGGGGTGACTGCCAACAAGACTTGGATTGTCGGAGGTATGCGTATTGCTCATTTGCCTCAGTATGGATTAAAGTACCGCTTTGGGACGGCTTATACTTCTGCCAATGTTGATTTTTATCGTGATGTCCCCTTAGTAGGAGAAAAGAGCTTTTCTTTCAATTTTAAAGCTATACCGGTCTTTGGTTCGTTGACCAAGAAGATTGGCAATACCCAGTGGTATGCGGGGGTAGAGTATTTGTTTTTGGTCAATGAGGTGAGACCAGAGTTTGATATGACCGATCCACCTGATTTTTTGGAAAAATATGATCCTGAGCACATGATGAGTAGTCCTGGGATACTCGTAGAGTATGATGGGAGAGACAATATTTTTACCCCAAATACAGGGACTTTGTTTAGCAATGATTATCGAATCAATGCCAGCTGGACGGGGAGTGATTATAATTTTCAGAACTACTCGTTCAACCTGCAGCAGTATTTTCAGATGAATGACAGGTGGGTCAATGCTTTTCATCTCGATGGTAAGGTGATTTGGGGTGATGCGCCGTTTTATGTGCTTCCGATGATCAACATGAGAGGCGTGCCGCGTTCGAGATATCAGGGTAGACAGGCTTATTTATTAGAGACCGAACAGCGATACGATTTTACGATGAGATGGAGTGCTGTGGTTTTTGGAGGAGTTGCCAAGGCATTTGGTGGTACTTATTCGTTTGAAGAGGCTCCATGGGTGTATAGTTATGGTTCGGGATTCAGGTATTTGATAGCGAGGAAGTTTGGTTTGCGTATGGGGATTGACTTGGCCTTATCCAATGATGATTTTGGATACTACATTACGTTTGGCTCTGCATGGCCCAAATCATAG
- a CDS encoding DUF4136 domain-containing protein: protein MKKNLMVLVAFAMLLLGGCYPEGPNHAEELDVVYTTYDESFDFASQSTYAMPDKIVIDIEIERNGDTTLVYMKDKYAQDIFTEIEDNMQDYGWTKVASNESPDMIIMPAGMSNTNYFYNYWYDWWYPYDWWGWYYPPYYSVSSYTVGTLVLVMAHPDEDSPIGQSQAPWVSVSNGILNYNYDVSRVTHAIDQSFEQSPYLKIN, encoded by the coding sequence ATGAAGAAGAACCTAATGGTTTTGGTAGCATTTGCCATGCTGCTTCTTGGAGGGTGCTATCCTGAAGGCCCCAATCATGCCGAGGAGTTGGATGTAGTCTACACCACCTATGACGAATCGTTTGATTTTGCATCGCAAAGTACTTATGCAATGCCTGATAAAATTGTCATTGATATTGAAATCGAAAGGAATGGAGATACAACGCTTGTCTACATGAAAGACAAGTATGCTCAAGACATATTCACGGAGATTGAGGACAATATGCAGGATTATGGCTGGACCAAAGTCGCATCAAACGAAAGTCCTGACATGATCATCATGCCAGCAGGGATGTCAAACACCAATTATTTCTACAATTATTGGTATGACTGGTGGTATCCGTATGATTGGTGGGGATGGTACTATCCTCCGTACTATAGCGTGAGCAGTTATACTGTGGGTACGTTGGTATTGGTGATGGCACACCCGGATGAGGACAGCCCCATTGGACAATCTCAAGCTCCTTGGGTATCCGTGAGCAACGGTATATTGAATTACAACTATGATGTCAGCCGTGTGACTCATGCGATTGATCAGAGTTTTGAGCAGTCCCCATATTTGAAAATCAACTAA
- a CDS encoding FixH family protein, which translates to MNWGHKITITFILFAILIITMVTISVRQEIHLVAPDYYEEELAYQDQIDRMHHYNALPNKPSLVKDNGRLILTFPDSLNITQGEILFFRPSHSGMDQKFLLRLDEHNQQTFVQSDFQKGLWKTKLSWQDQNQDYFVEQTIIL; encoded by the coding sequence ATGAACTGGGGACATAAGATAACCATCACCTTTATCCTTTTTGCCATCCTGATCATCACGATGGTGACCATCAGTGTGCGCCAAGAAATACATCTTGTCGCACCAGACTATTACGAAGAAGAACTCGCATATCAAGATCAAATTGATCGAATGCATCATTACAATGCATTGCCCAACAAACCCAGTCTCGTCAAGGATAACGGACGCCTCATTCTGACATTCCCAGATTCACTAAATATCACTCAGGGGGAAATCTTATTCTTTCGCCCCTCCCATTCAGGTATGGACCAAAAATTCCTTCTTCGATTGGACGAACACAATCAACAAACATTTGTACAAAGTGACTTCCAAAAGGGGCTATGGAAAACCAAACTCAGTTGGCAGGATCAAAACCAAGATTATTTCGTCGAACAGACCATCATTCTCTGA
- a CDS encoding DUF4136 domain-containing protein, whose translation MNVLLIGLMFVVSLGYAQVKSDYDKNADFTKYKTYSFEGWQKDSDKQLNDFDKKRLLDALKAEFEKRDMKLVTDGEADAGIALYIVLDKKTSTTAYTDYMGGMGYGPRWGWGMGAGGTATTTYSEDDYIQGTLVVDMYDGESKALVWQGILTTDVQEKPEKRDKTIPKKIKKLMSKYPIAAKK comes from the coding sequence ATGAATGTATTACTCATAGGACTGATGTTCGTCGTGAGTTTAGGGTATGCTCAAGTCAAGAGCGACTATGACAAGAATGCTGATTTTACAAAATACAAGACCTATTCGTTTGAGGGTTGGCAAAAAGACAGTGACAAGCAGCTCAATGATTTTGATAAAAAAAGGCTTTTGGATGCGCTCAAAGCGGAGTTTGAAAAAAGAGACATGAAACTGGTAACTGATGGGGAAGCAGATGCAGGCATAGCATTATACATCGTATTGGACAAAAAAACGAGTACAACAGCTTATACAGATTATATGGGAGGCATGGGGTATGGTCCGCGATGGGGCTGGGGCATGGGTGCTGGAGGCACCGCCACGACTACCTATAGTGAGGACGACTACATTCAAGGGACCCTTGTGGTGGACATGTATGATGGTGAGTCCAAAGCATTGGTATGGCAAGGTATCTTGACCACCGATGTACAAGAGAAACCAGAGAAACGAGACAAGACAATCCCTAAGAAGATCAAGAAACTAATGTCAAAATACCCGATTGCTGCGAAGAAGTAA
- a CDS encoding sulfite exporter TauE/SafE family protein — translation MYWSAIILGFLGSMHCVVMCGPIALTLKSQSSLNRFVGSRLLYNAGRITTYAMFGVIFGTLGQGLLLANYQQGLSILLGLIMIFLAIALYNRLDTTRLGGILSRLTQRLRKLFGSVLKSPGLLRSFLTGLINGCLPCGLVYAALLGALATGGLPEGVWYMVAFGLGTFPAMLVVSLTGTLISQRITIQIHKISASFVMLLGILLIVRGLELSIPYLSPVIGFFYPIDAGIPVCQ, via the coding sequence ATGTACTGGAGCGCTATTATATTGGGCTTCTTGGGTAGCATGCACTGTGTAGTCATGTGTGGACCTATTGCACTCACTCTCAAAAGCCAATCCTCACTCAATCGATTTGTAGGATCCCGACTTCTCTACAATGCAGGTAGAATCACCACCTATGCAATGTTCGGAGTGATTTTTGGTACTCTAGGTCAAGGACTACTCCTAGCCAACTACCAGCAGGGGCTTTCCATTCTTTTGGGCCTTATCATGATCTTCTTGGCTATCGCCCTATACAATCGTCTAGACACTACCAGACTAGGAGGAATACTGAGTCGCTTGACGCAAAGGCTAAGAAAACTCTTCGGATCAGTTCTCAAAAGCCCAGGTTTGCTTAGGAGTTTCCTTACAGGACTCATCAATGGCTGCTTACCCTGTGGACTCGTCTACGCCGCGCTTCTAGGAGCATTAGCCACTGGAGGACTCCCTGAGGGAGTTTGGTACATGGTGGCTTTTGGCTTAGGTACGTTCCCTGCCATGCTCGTCGTCTCTCTCACAGGTACGCTCATCAGTCAGCGTATCACTATTCAAATCCACAAAATATCCGCCAGTTTTGTCATGTTACTTGGCATCCTACTGATTGTCCGAGGATTAGAACTGAGTATCCCCTACCTCAGTCCAGTGATTGGTTTTTTCTACCCGATAGATGCAGGCATCCCTGTCTGTCAATAG
- a CDS encoding outer membrane beta-barrel protein → MMKKIFFLLTMIFAMATSTQAQEREIALSYSVAIPLGDVGDYISNVSPRGVYFNYNHYFYDNIAVGLSAGLTTFYEEKADDTYVTSNGSISGKQFRYSNHVPLMVTGSYYLSTDGQLKPFVQLGLGTMYTRRDTDMGLYSIEEEAWAFALSPEVGLKYEILSGKSILLSAKYLNGFKAGDELDASQSFLAFSIGITL, encoded by the coding sequence ATGATGAAGAAGATATTTTTTCTATTGACAATGATTTTTGCCATGGCGACATCCACGCAGGCACAAGAACGTGAAATAGCTTTGTCCTATTCGGTGGCAATACCTTTGGGTGATGTAGGGGACTATATTTCCAATGTCAGCCCTAGAGGGGTATATTTCAACTACAATCATTATTTCTATGACAACATCGCTGTAGGTCTGAGTGCTGGCTTGACGACTTTTTACGAAGAAAAGGCAGACGATACTTATGTAACGAGTAATGGATCTATATCAGGAAAGCAGTTTAGGTACAGCAACCATGTACCGCTAATGGTGACAGGGTCGTATTATCTGAGTACAGATGGCCAGCTGAAACCCTTTGTGCAACTGGGCTTGGGTACTATGTATACCCGTCGAGACACAGACATGGGATTGTATAGCATAGAAGAGGAGGCTTGGGCATTTGCATTGTCTCCTGAGGTAGGTTTGAAATATGAGATCCTATCTGGCAAGTCAATTCTACTCTCAGCCAAGTACTTGAATGGGTTCAAGGCTGGGGATGAGTTAGATGCTTCGCAATCCTTTTTGGCATTCAGCATAGGAATTACTCTTTGA
- a CDS encoding cbb3-type cytochrome c oxidase N-terminal domain-containing protein produces MKLFNHTYIKLLLSLLLIVCGSLSAQAQPNSMGLSATDMTLLSMILVLFVVMLVLVVAIVLLNLLKMMLNAELEAKGIVIEETSVWKRLNDQLTGAVPLEEEDAIELDHDYDGIKELDNHLPPWWKWLFYLTIVFAVIYLLNYHVLKITPLQHEEYTQSIARAEAMKSANQDDTEEAIDESNITFSDDPQLLATGKTIYERNCVACHKAGGEGGIGPNLTDDYWLHGGSVQDTYHTISNGVVEKGMIAWKEVLSPANMNAVNSYIYTLRGTNPPNAKAKQGELYQEETATAPVATDSTAVMQ; encoded by the coding sequence ATGAAACTATTCAATCATACCTATATTAAACTATTGCTATCCCTGCTACTCATCGTCTGCGGATCACTCAGTGCTCAAGCACAACCCAACTCCATGGGACTCAGTGCTACAGACATGACACTGCTCTCGATGATACTAGTGTTGTTCGTCGTGATGCTGGTACTCGTAGTGGCCATCGTGCTTCTCAACCTTCTCAAAATGATGCTCAATGCAGAACTAGAAGCCAAAGGTATCGTCATCGAGGAAACCAGTGTATGGAAGCGCCTCAATGACCAACTCACAGGTGCCGTACCACTAGAGGAAGAAGATGCCATAGAGCTTGATCATGATTACGACGGTATCAAAGAATTGGACAATCACCTACCGCCTTGGTGGAAATGGTTGTTTTATTTGACGATTGTATTTGCAGTGATTTACTTACTCAACTACCACGTACTCAAAATCACACCACTACAGCATGAGGAATACACCCAATCTATAGCCAGAGCAGAAGCCATGAAATCAGCGAACCAAGACGATACTGAAGAGGCCATTGATGAATCCAACATCACCTTCTCTGATGATCCCCAACTACTCGCTACTGGCAAGACCATTTATGAACGTAACTGTGTCGCTTGTCATAAAGCTGGTGGAGAAGGTGGTATTGGTCCAAACTTGACTGATGATTACTGGTTGCATGGTGGCTCAGTGCAAGACACTTACCACACAATCTCCAATGGTGTCGTAGAGAAAGGTATGATCGCTTGGAAAGAAGTACTGTCTCCTGCCAACATGAATGCCGTCAACTCCTACATCTATACACTCAGAGGCACCAACCCTCCAAATGCTAAAGCAAAACAGGGTGAACTGTACCAGGAAGAAACCGCAACAGCTCCAGTAGCTACCGATAGCACCGCAGTGATGCAATAA
- a CDS encoding DUF6515 family protein, protein MRNAKPKHICHYYAGTFYTKSSDGFTVIVAPDGAIVQNIPDGGEEVEIEGQKYVKYNDTCFQSLTQEGKNVYQVVKWCQ, encoded by the coding sequence ATTAGAAATGCAAAACCTAAACATATTTGCCACTATTATGCGGGAACTTTTTATACCAAATCGAGCGACGGGTTTACAGTAATCGTCGCGCCAGATGGTGCAATCGTGCAAAACATCCCTGACGGTGGAGAGGAAGTGGAAATAGAGGGACAAAAGTATGTCAAGTACAATGATACTTGCTTTCAGTCTTTGACACAGGAGGGGAAGAATGTCTACCAGGTCGTCAAATGGTGCCAATAG
- a CDS encoding BamA/TamA family outer membrane protein — translation MPVVLPFFTRFKFLIVRWMLSLCLVLPWASTPVQAQVKRAPKDSTKKVTFAAIPMPNYNRSFGFMLGVMGSMYYKVSPKDTLSPSSSTMLMGMYSTSKTYMALGVQQFYLREDRWRLKLVGGTGEIFFQYFQGLPNLPPPVGEVYDGGIWVDFTTNTQFLVLDARRRVLPKLYVGGLFNAQWATTVYDIENPLTGELPSKSANMMSVGYSMLYDSRDNVNYPTNGYFIQFKNSFIREALGATSDYNQYEIAANNFWDIKKNSNTILVSRIYANIADGDVPFQGQNFIGRDDLRGYSQGKYRGDQVYAIQAELRQHLYKRFGMVAFLGVGTAVDQLQDLSEAPVLPSVGAGLRYRMIPSEKINIGLDVGVGREDWSLTFRIGETFGR, via the coding sequence ATGCCTGTTGTTTTGCCTTTTTTCACTCGGTTCAAATTTCTCATTGTGCGATGGATGCTGTCGCTGTGTTTAGTATTACCATGGGCAAGTACACCAGTGCAGGCTCAAGTCAAACGAGCTCCTAAGGACTCTACCAAGAAAGTTACCTTTGCAGCCATCCCAATGCCCAACTACAACCGGTCTTTTGGCTTCATGCTGGGGGTGATGGGGTCCATGTATTACAAAGTCAGCCCAAAGGATACGCTATCTCCTTCATCATCGACGATGCTCATGGGGATGTATTCGACAAGCAAAACCTACATGGCTTTGGGTGTTCAGCAATTCTATCTGAGAGAGGATCGATGGCGGCTGAAACTGGTAGGGGGGACGGGAGAGATTTTCTTTCAGTATTTTCAAGGCTTGCCCAATTTGCCTCCACCTGTTGGCGAAGTATATGACGGTGGCATATGGGTGGACTTTACTACCAATACACAGTTTTTGGTCTTGGATGCCAGGCGTAGAGTACTACCCAAACTCTATGTGGGAGGATTGTTCAATGCACAATGGGCTACTACTGTCTATGATATAGAAAATCCGCTCACAGGTGAACTGCCTTCGAAAAGTGCGAATATGATGAGTGTAGGCTACAGTATGCTCTACGACAGTAGAGACAACGTCAATTACCCCACGAATGGCTATTTTATTCAGTTCAAAAATTCCTTTATTCGAGAAGCTTTGGGAGCGACCAGTGATTACAATCAATATGAAATTGCAGCCAATAATTTTTGGGACATCAAGAAGAACAGCAATACCATCTTGGTCTCTCGTATCTATGCGAATATTGCGGATGGTGATGTGCCTTTTCAAGGGCAAAACTTCATTGGGAGGGATGATCTCCGTGGGTATTCTCAAGGGAAGTACAGAGGTGATCAAGTGTATGCCATTCAGGCAGAGTTACGTCAGCATCTTTACAAAAGGTTTGGAATGGTAGCCTTTCTTGGAGTAGGTACGGCTGTGGATCAATTGCAAGACTTGTCTGAGGCTCCGGTACTTCCTAGTGTTGGAGCAGGTCTTCGGTACAGGATGATTCCTTCGGAAAAGATCAATATCGGACTGGATGTAGGAGTAGGCAGAGAGGATTGGAGCTTGACATTTCGAATCGGAGAGACCTTTGGTAGATAA